A genomic window from Klebsiella quasipneumoniae subsp. quasipneumoniae includes:
- a CDS encoding TonB-dependent receptor, giving the protein MHTTHYSSFPLRKTLLALAIGAASQTAMAADAAAAKQPGEETLIVEANETSDFKSGGDLVVPAFLDGQIAHGGRLGMLGEQKAMDVPFNVIGYTSKLIQDQQAKTIADVVSNDAGVQAVQGYGNFAETYRIRGFKLDGDDMTMGGLAGVVPRQVMDTQMLERVEIFKGANSLLNGAASSGVGGMINLEPKRAEDLPTARVGVDYTSDSQVGGTLDLGRRFGDNNQFGARVNLVHREGEGAIDNDKRRTTLASLGLDYRGDRFRSSLDFGYQKKTFHGGTMGVNISGVDFVPALPDNSKNYSQKWGYSDIESEFGMAKAEYDLTDSWTVYSALGGQHSHEIGTYSAPKLLNKNGDATVGRLDTNRIIDAISGMGGVRGDFNTGAISHKVNLGYAAQVHTDATAWRMSAKNPTTNIYDNRDVAMPDNAYFGGNYHDPLVTSRSRTQGWLLSDTLGFFNDKVLFTAAARHQKVVVRNYSNATGLEDTSSRYTQSRWMPTFGLVYKPWEQLSLYANHTEALQPGSVAPTTAANAGQSTGIAHSKQDEVGVKIDYGTIGGSLALFEIKKPNAISDTAGNYGLDGEQRNRGVEMNVFGEPMLGLRLNASTVWLDAKQTKTAEGATDGKDAVGVANFYAVLGAEYDIKPVEGLTATARVNHSGSQYADAANTKKLDSYTTLDLGLRYRMRLNADQNEMTWRVGVTNVTNEKYWSGIDDTGTYLFEGDPRTVRVSMSYDF; this is encoded by the coding sequence ATGCACACCACGCACTATTCATCCTTCCCGCTGCGTAAAACGCTGCTGGCCTTAGCCATCGGCGCCGCCAGTCAAACGGCGATGGCCGCGGACGCTGCCGCCGCGAAGCAGCCTGGCGAAGAGACCCTCATCGTCGAGGCTAACGAAACCAGCGATTTTAAATCCGGCGGCGACCTGGTGGTTCCGGCATTCCTCGATGGCCAGATCGCCCACGGCGGCCGTCTGGGGATGCTTGGCGAACAAAAAGCGATGGACGTCCCGTTTAACGTCATCGGCTATACCTCGAAGCTGATTCAGGATCAGCAGGCGAAAACTATCGCCGATGTCGTCAGTAACGACGCTGGCGTGCAGGCCGTACAGGGCTACGGCAACTTCGCCGAGACCTATCGAATCCGCGGGTTTAAGCTCGATGGCGATGACATGACGATGGGCGGCCTGGCGGGCGTGGTGCCGCGTCAGGTGATGGACACCCAGATGCTGGAGCGCGTTGAAATTTTCAAAGGGGCTAACAGCCTGCTTAACGGCGCGGCCAGCAGCGGCGTCGGCGGGATGATTAACCTCGAGCCGAAGCGGGCGGAAGATCTGCCGACCGCACGCGTTGGCGTCGACTATACCTCTGATTCTCAGGTGGGCGGCACCCTCGACCTGGGGCGCCGTTTCGGCGACAACAACCAGTTCGGCGCCCGGGTCAACCTGGTGCACCGCGAGGGTGAAGGCGCTATCGATAATGATAAACGTCGTACTACGCTGGCTTCGCTGGGGCTTGATTACCGCGGCGACCGTTTCCGCTCCTCGCTGGATTTCGGCTACCAGAAGAAAACGTTCCACGGCGGTACGATGGGCGTCAATATCAGCGGCGTGGATTTCGTTCCGGCGCTGCCGGACAACAGCAAAAACTACAGCCAGAAGTGGGGTTATAGCGATATCGAAAGCGAATTCGGCATGGCGAAGGCAGAATATGACCTGACCGATAGCTGGACGGTATACAGCGCCCTCGGCGGCCAGCATTCGCATGAAATTGGCACCTACAGCGCGCCGAAGCTTCTGAATAAAAACGGCGATGCGACGGTGGGCCGCCTGGATACTAACCGCATTATTGACGCGATCAGCGGCATGGGCGGGGTACGCGGCGATTTCAATACCGGCGCGATTTCGCATAAGGTGAACCTCGGCTATGCGGCGCAGGTGCATACCGATGCTACCGCCTGGCGGATGTCGGCGAAGAATCCGACCACCAATATCTATGACAACCGTGATGTGGCGATGCCGGATAACGCCTATTTTGGCGGCAACTACCACGATCCGCTGGTCACCTCGCGCAGCCGTACGCAGGGCTGGCTGCTGAGTGATACCCTCGGCTTCTTTAACGATAAAGTGCTGTTTACCGCCGCCGCTCGTCATCAGAAAGTGGTTGTGCGCAACTACAGCAACGCCACCGGGCTGGAAGATACTTCTTCGCGTTATACCCAAAGCCGCTGGATGCCGACGTTTGGCCTGGTGTACAAGCCGTGGGAGCAGCTGTCGCTGTATGCTAACCATACCGAAGCGCTGCAGCCGGGCTCTGTGGCGCCGACGACGGCGGCCAATGCCGGGCAGAGTACCGGGATCGCGCACTCGAAGCAGGACGAAGTGGGCGTCAAGATCGACTACGGAACGATCGGCGGATCGCTGGCGCTGTTTGAAATCAAAAAACCGAACGCCATTTCCGATACCGCTGGCAATTACGGCCTCGACGGCGAGCAGCGTAACCGCGGCGTAGAGATGAACGTCTTTGGCGAGCCGATGCTGGGACTGCGTCTTAACGCCAGCACCGTCTGGCTGGATGCAAAACAGACTAAAACCGCTGAAGGCGCAACCGACGGTAAAGATGCCGTCGGGGTGGCAAACTTCTACGCGGTGCTCGGCGCCGAGTATGACATCAAGCCGGTGGAAGGCCTGACCGCGACCGCGCGTGTCAATCATAGCGGTTCGCAGTATGCCGATGCGGCCAACACCAAAAAGCTGGATAGCTACACCACCCTGGATTTAGGCCTGCGCTATCGTATGCGTCTGAACGCCGACCAGAACGAAATGACCTGGCGCGTCGGGGTGACCAACGTGACCAACGAGAAATACTGGTCCGGCATCGACGATACCGGTACCTACCTGTTTGAAGGCGATCCGCGTACCGTTCGCGTCTCGATGAGCTACGACTTCTGA
- a CDS encoding YncE family protein has translation MKYTLPALTLAISAALSGCATHPSSAVSQPVIDSPAPNVAQPLQRQLAEGLYEMALSPQGDALYVASAEGFKHVQGGAVYTLDPHTLNTIGLTHTDLKNFALQLSADGKTLYVSNSLDGGISAIDTATGKVKNRLLFSERNEKGRPYGARQLLLLNNTLYVGAVADPAQIWVVDATTLKLKTRIKNTGKWMTGLHYSAQTGRVYAANGSGEILVINPRNQRIEQRWKPLGDKPALLLNMAEDSDTGRLFVTDNSKAKTTLVLDIHSGKLLKQLDVGDSLAVQFNKKRHEIYISQRESGKVISLDASRYTLKKSWALPANPNSLLLSADGQTLFVTVKQPFNKDHSTKGPDSVVRIDLNAQ, from the coding sequence ATGAAATACACACTTCCGGCGTTGACGCTGGCCATCAGCGCGGCGTTAAGCGGCTGCGCGACGCATCCTTCCTCTGCCGTTTCCCAACCGGTTATCGACTCTCCAGCCCCTAACGTGGCGCAACCACTGCAGCGCCAGCTAGCGGAAGGGCTGTACGAGATGGCGCTAAGCCCGCAGGGTGATGCGCTGTACGTCGCCAGCGCCGAAGGCTTTAAACATGTGCAGGGTGGGGCGGTCTACACACTGGATCCGCACACCCTCAACACCATCGGCCTGACGCATACCGATCTGAAAAACTTCGCTTTACAGCTCTCTGCGGATGGTAAAACGCTTTATGTCAGCAATTCGCTGGACGGCGGCATCAGCGCTATCGACACCGCTACCGGCAAGGTCAAAAACCGCCTGCTGTTCAGCGAGCGCAATGAAAAAGGTCGCCCTTATGGGGCCCGTCAGCTGCTGTTGCTGAATAATACTCTCTACGTTGGCGCGGTCGCCGACCCGGCGCAAATCTGGGTGGTTGACGCCACTACCCTGAAGCTGAAAACGCGGATTAAAAATACCGGTAAATGGATGACCGGCCTGCACTACTCCGCGCAAACCGGTCGCGTGTACGCCGCTAACGGCAGCGGTGAAATTCTGGTGATCAACCCGCGTAACCAACGCATTGAACAGCGCTGGAAGCCGCTGGGCGACAAGCCGGCGCTGCTGCTTAATATGGCCGAAGATAGCGACACCGGCCGTCTGTTCGTGACCGACAACTCGAAAGCGAAAACCACGCTGGTGCTGGATATCCACAGCGGCAAGCTGCTTAAACAGCTCGACGTCGGCGATTCGCTGGCGGTGCAGTTCAATAAGAAACGCCACGAAATTTATATTTCACAGCGTGAATCCGGCAAGGTCATCAGCCTTGACGCCAGCCGCTACACGCTGAAGAAAAGCTGGGCGCTGCCGGCCAATCCCAACAGCCTGCTGCTTTCCGCCGATGGTCAGACGCTGTTTGTCACCGTCAAACAGCCCTTCAATAAAGACCACTCCACTAAAGGCCCGGACAGCGTCGTACGTATCGACCTGAACGCGCAATAA
- a CDS encoding aldehyde dehydrogenase family protein — MSEITLLAEVTAFLRQPHGQFIAGEREAGRGAPFAVINPATGRAIAEVTAADSDQADRAVESARQAFSQWREMPTLARGTLLLKLADALAEHREALAQLESLCSGKTITLARMLELDQSVAFLRYFAGWAGKVTGETLDVSLPSMAGEKYTAFTRRQPLGVVVGIVPWNFSIMIAIWKLAAALVCGCTIVLKPSEYTPLTLLRVAELAKAVGIPDGVINVVNGAGGEIAQRLITHPACAKVSFTGSVATGEKVQQSAGAFGKRVTLELGGKNAALFLDDLTPEAMVNGILEAGYLNQGQICAAAERFYLPQGKLDAVLALLKERLSAFAPGSPLDERTLMGPLANRQQHEKVLRLIQTARDEGDTIVCGGEALPGEGYFLQPTAVKVRSEESTLMREETFGPVCSFIGYHSEDEALARMNASPYGLAASVWSDNIRLALRYSEAIDAGIVWVNMHTFLDPAVPFGGMKGSGIGREFGSAFIDDYTELKSVMVRY, encoded by the coding sequence ATGAGCGAGATAACCTTACTGGCGGAAGTGACCGCCTTTTTACGCCAGCCGCACGGGCAGTTTATCGCCGGTGAGCGAGAGGCGGGCCGCGGCGCGCCGTTTGCGGTGATCAACCCGGCCACCGGGCGGGCGATCGCTGAGGTCACCGCGGCGGATAGCGACCAGGCGGACCGCGCGGTAGAGAGCGCCCGCCAGGCGTTTAGTCAGTGGCGCGAAATGCCGACGCTGGCGCGCGGAACCTTGCTGCTGAAGCTGGCGGATGCCCTGGCTGAGCATCGCGAAGCGCTGGCGCAGCTGGAAAGTCTCTGTTCTGGCAAAACTATCACGCTGGCGCGGATGCTCGAGCTGGACCAGTCGGTGGCGTTCCTGCGCTACTTCGCCGGCTGGGCGGGGAAAGTCACCGGTGAAACGCTGGATGTCTCGCTGCCATCGATGGCCGGGGAGAAATATACCGCCTTTACCCGCCGCCAGCCGCTGGGGGTGGTGGTTGGCATCGTGCCGTGGAACTTCTCCATCATGATTGCCATCTGGAAGCTGGCGGCGGCCCTGGTCTGCGGCTGCACCATCGTCCTCAAGCCGAGCGAGTATACGCCGCTGACGCTGCTGCGCGTGGCGGAGCTGGCGAAAGCGGTGGGTATTCCGGACGGAGTGATTAACGTGGTCAACGGCGCCGGCGGCGAGATTGCTCAGCGGCTGATTACCCATCCGGCCTGCGCCAAGGTGAGCTTCACCGGCTCGGTGGCTACCGGCGAAAAAGTCCAGCAGTCGGCTGGCGCTTTCGGTAAACGGGTGACCCTTGAGCTGGGGGGCAAAAACGCCGCGCTGTTCCTCGATGACCTGACGCCGGAGGCGATGGTCAACGGCATTCTTGAAGCCGGCTACCTGAACCAGGGGCAGATTTGCGCCGCCGCGGAGCGCTTTTATCTGCCGCAGGGCAAACTGGATGCGGTGCTGGCGCTGCTGAAAGAAAGACTCAGCGCCTTCGCGCCGGGATCGCCGCTGGATGAGCGCACGCTGATGGGGCCGCTGGCCAACCGCCAGCAGCATGAAAAAGTATTGCGGCTCATTCAGACCGCACGCGACGAGGGCGATACCATCGTCTGCGGCGGCGAAGCCCTGCCGGGGGAGGGCTATTTCCTGCAGCCGACCGCGGTTAAAGTCCGCAGTGAAGAGAGCACCCTGATGCGCGAGGAGACCTTCGGCCCGGTGTGCAGCTTTATCGGCTATCACAGTGAAGACGAGGCGCTGGCGCGGATGAATGCCTCGCCGTATGGCCTGGCGGCCAGCGTCTGGTCGGATAATATTCGCCTGGCGCTGCGCTACTCGGAGGCGATAGACGCCGGCATCGTGTGGGTCAATATGCATACCTTCCTCGACCCGGCGGTGCCGTTCGGCGGCATGAAGGGCTCGGGCATCGGGCGCGAATTCGGCAGCGCGTTTATCGATGATTATACGGAGCTGAAGTCGGTGATGGTGCGCTATTAA
- a CDS encoding NAD(P)/FAD-dependent oxidoreductase translates to MNIKIDALNYYGATKKYHLHFPALREDIEADVVIIGGGFSGINTALELAEQGITNVVVLEARHLGYGGTGRNGGQVMAGIGHDIEAVKKHVGKEGLETLFKIANLGAGIIRERIRKYNIDADFVPGYGYLAYNQRQLKTLRQWEKEFKAATPDEDIELYTGKEVQQVVGSEVYCGALKHMGGGQIHSLNMLLGSAQAAHSLGVKIFESSPVVEVNYGKQVRVRTAMGSVKAAKLLWACDSFLNNMEPEIYNKTLVTYSYQVSTEPLSDELIERISPLRGAFSDIRPVINYYRVTRENRLLFGSATRFVEYTPNDFAAWNRTLLAEVFPYLKDVKIDFAWGGPMACSANLFPQIGTLRDHNNVFYVQGYSGFGVTPSHIVCKILAEGINGGSDRYRLLSSIPHATIHGRDSLRLLLVTAGKLMHQTAGFWKGRS, encoded by the coding sequence ATGAACATCAAAATCGATGCGCTGAACTACTACGGCGCGACGAAGAAATACCACCTCCATTTTCCGGCGCTGCGGGAAGATATTGAAGCCGACGTGGTGATTATCGGCGGCGGCTTCTCCGGCATTAACACCGCCCTTGAGCTGGCGGAACAGGGCATCACCAACGTGGTGGTGCTGGAAGCGCGCCATCTCGGCTACGGCGGCACCGGGCGCAACGGCGGCCAGGTGATGGCCGGTATCGGTCACGATATCGAAGCGGTAAAAAAGCACGTCGGCAAAGAGGGGCTGGAGACGCTGTTTAAAATCGCCAACCTCGGCGCAGGCATCATTCGCGAGCGCATCCGCAAATACAACATCGACGCCGATTTCGTCCCCGGCTACGGCTACCTCGCCTATAACCAGCGGCAGCTCAAAACGCTGCGCCAGTGGGAGAAAGAGTTTAAGGCCGCCACCCCGGATGAAGATATCGAACTGTATACCGGGAAAGAGGTGCAGCAGGTGGTCGGCTCCGAGGTCTACTGCGGCGCGCTGAAACATATGGGCGGCGGGCAGATCCATTCGCTCAATATGCTCCTCGGCTCGGCGCAGGCCGCCCATTCGCTGGGGGTGAAGATCTTCGAATCCTCGCCGGTGGTGGAGGTGAATTACGGCAAACAGGTGCGGGTACGGACCGCGATGGGCAGCGTCAAAGCCGCCAAGCTGCTGTGGGCCTGCGACAGCTTCCTCAACAATATGGAGCCGGAGATCTACAACAAAACGCTGGTCACCTACTCCTACCAGGTATCGACCGAGCCGCTCTCCGATGAACTGATCGAGCGCATCAGCCCGCTGCGCGGCGCCTTCAGCGATATTCGCCCGGTGATTAATTATTACCGCGTCACCCGGGAAAACCGCCTGCTGTTCGGCAGCGCCACCCGCTTTGTGGAGTATACGCCGAACGATTTCGCCGCCTGGAACCGCACCCTGCTGGCGGAGGTCTTCCCCTATTTGAAGGATGTGAAGATCGATTTCGCCTGGGGCGGGCCGATGGCCTGTAGCGCCAACCTGTTCCCGCAGATCGGCACCCTACGCGATCACAACAACGTCTTTTACGTCCAGGGGTACTCCGGCTTCGGCGTCACCCCGTCGCACATCGTGTGCAAAATCCTCGCCGAAGGGATCAACGGCGGTTCCGACCGCTATCGTCTGCTGAGCAGCATCCCCCACGCGACCATCCACGGCCGTGACAGCCTGCGCTTGCTATTAGTCACCGCCGGAAAACTGATGCATCAAACCGCCGGTTTCTGGAAAGGCCGGAGTTAA
- a CDS encoding cupin domain-containing protein, with protein MHAFKLKHPVPDLQPIGSVSLLGATPTAGDPQVAGAMIYGEPQDAFTCGLFSSTEGSFTMTYPFTEHATVLEGEVELTVAGGEPQRFAPGDSWFVKQGTEVEWKILTPRFVKHYLANVETR; from the coding sequence ATGCACGCTTTTAAACTTAAACACCCGGTGCCCGACCTGCAGCCAATCGGCAGCGTCAGCCTGCTCGGCGCGACGCCGACCGCCGGCGACCCGCAGGTGGCCGGGGCGATGATCTACGGCGAGCCGCAGGATGCCTTTACCTGCGGACTGTTTTCGTCCACTGAGGGGAGCTTTACCATGACCTATCCGTTTACCGAACACGCCACCGTGCTGGAAGGCGAAGTGGAGCTGACCGTCGCCGGCGGCGAGCCGCAGCGCTTTGCGCCGGGCGACAGCTGGTTTGTTAAACAGGGTACCGAAGTGGAGTGGAAAATCCTGACGCCGCGCTTTGTGAAGCACTACCTGGCGAACGTCGAGACGCGCTAA
- a CDS encoding APC family permease has product MFSNRLASHLERGVVGFPTTLASSVGLIMASPVILTVTSGFGMGGDTFALAVLLAFIMMQAQVTTFAEAATLIPTTGSVYDYISCGMGRFFAITGALCAYLIVHIFAGTAETILAGIMALVNFESINAQMAAHQNTWMVGVGMVVVFGLLNAIGVEIFGKVEVVLTFGMWTTLTIFGLCGIFMAPVTHLSGWFGTPLNVSDIHGLFGYIGMAMFMFVGCELVTPMAPEIKQAHRTIPRAMALGLLGVASCMFIYGAAINRQVENTVLDAANNVHLLDTPMAIPAFAERVMGHAGQYWLGVGLLLAGCATINTLMAAVPRIIYGMALDGALPRFLTWLHPRFKTPVIAIAIGVAIPCLHAWYLNGDLDRIVPLILAAVCAWGVAYLLVTLSVVMLRIRRPDLPRAYRSPWFPLPQIISSVGIIIAIVNITPPGMDSRQVLVPFGIMLGLTAAYALFWTVCVQRVNPFKPLVVEEVVDRAISNYEKQTRGEMTPDVLRPLV; this is encoded by the coding sequence ATGTTTAGTAACAGACTTGCCAGCCATCTTGAGCGCGGGGTCGTCGGCTTCCCGACCACTCTCGCCAGCTCCGTCGGGCTGATTATGGCCAGCCCGGTGATCCTGACGGTGACCAGCGGCTTCGGCATGGGCGGTGATACCTTCGCGCTGGCGGTGCTGCTGGCCTTTATTATGATGCAGGCGCAGGTCACCACCTTTGCCGAGGCGGCGACGCTCATTCCCACCACCGGTTCGGTGTACGACTATATCTCCTGCGGCATGGGACGCTTCTTCGCCATCACCGGCGCGCTGTGCGCCTATCTGATCGTGCATATTTTCGCCGGGACGGCGGAGACGATCCTGGCCGGCATTATGGCGCTGGTGAACTTCGAATCGATCAACGCCCAGATGGCCGCTCACCAGAACACCTGGATGGTGGGCGTCGGCATGGTGGTGGTTTTCGGCCTGTTGAACGCCATCGGCGTGGAAATCTTCGGCAAGGTCGAAGTGGTGCTGACCTTCGGCATGTGGACCACGCTGACCATTTTCGGCCTGTGCGGCATTTTTATGGCGCCGGTCACCCATCTTTCCGGCTGGTTCGGCACGCCGCTGAACGTCAGCGATATCCATGGCCTGTTCGGCTATATCGGCATGGCGATGTTTATGTTCGTCGGTTGCGAACTGGTGACGCCGATGGCGCCGGAGATCAAACAGGCTCACCGTACCATTCCGCGGGCGATGGCGCTGGGCCTGCTGGGGGTCGCCAGCTGCATGTTTATCTACGGGGCGGCGATCAACCGCCAGGTGGAGAACACCGTGCTCGACGCGGCCAACAACGTCCATCTGCTGGATACGCCGATGGCGATCCCGGCCTTTGCCGAGCGGGTGATGGGCCACGCCGGCCAGTACTGGCTGGGGGTCGGGCTGCTGCTGGCGGGCTGCGCCACCATCAATACGCTGATGGCCGCGGTACCGCGCATTATTTACGGTATGGCGCTGGACGGCGCGCTGCCCCGCTTCCTGACCTGGCTGCATCCGCGCTTTAAAACGCCGGTGATCGCCATCGCCATCGGGGTGGCGATCCCCTGCCTGCACGCCTGGTATCTGAACGGCGATCTGGACCGCATCGTGCCGCTGATCCTCGCCGCGGTCTGCGCCTGGGGCGTCGCCTATCTGCTGGTTACTCTGTCGGTGGTGATGCTGCGTATTCGCCGCCCGGACCTGCCGCGCGCCTACCGCTCGCCGTGGTTCCCGCTGCCGCAGATTATCTCCAGCGTCGGAATTATCATCGCTATCGTCAATATCACCCCGCCGGGGATGGACAGCCGCCAGGTGCTGGTGCCGTTCGGCATTATGCTCGGCCTGACCGCCGCCTACGCCCTGTTCTGGACGGTGTGCGTACAGCGCGTCAATCCGTTCAAGCCGCTGGTGGTGGAAGAGGTGGTCGACCGCGCCATCAGCAACTACGAAAAACAGACCCGCGGGGAGATGACGCCAGATGTCCTCCGTCCCCTGGTTTGA
- a CDS encoding DUF3156 family protein, producing MSSVPWFETPLMNAVQRDLAGWPCEKLSERSALLRLNDATAVTFSVRQKRLFMASIHSCEFVVAGPVTRPVRGHIRAHQSGWWKRQPIRFIGGKGSEELAGYLNGFPNLQQTLSELDYRRFSLTFDGNGWRCSIEPWAASEVVCKMPPLRRYLRLEAQQRMLLLSVLAMIDQAVSQWMRGEIVDEKAFSSPPSQRGS from the coding sequence ATGTCCTCCGTCCCCTGGTTTGAGACGCCGTTAATGAACGCGGTGCAGCGCGATCTGGCCGGCTGGCCCTGCGAAAAACTGAGCGAGCGCAGCGCGCTGCTGCGATTGAACGACGCCACCGCCGTCACCTTCAGCGTGCGTCAGAAGCGGCTGTTTATGGCCAGCATTCACAGTTGCGAATTTGTCGTCGCAGGACCGGTCACCCGGCCCGTGCGCGGTCACATTCGCGCCCATCAATCCGGCTGGTGGAAACGCCAGCCGATCCGCTTTATCGGCGGCAAAGGCAGCGAGGAACTCGCCGGCTATCTCAACGGGTTTCCTAATCTCCAGCAGACCCTAAGCGAGCTGGACTACCGCCGCTTTTCGTTGACCTTTGACGGTAACGGCTGGCGCTGCAGTATTGAACCCTGGGCCGCCAGCGAAGTGGTCTGTAAAATGCCGCCGCTGCGCCGCTATCTGCGGCTGGAAGCGCAGCAGCGGATGCTGCTGCTCAGCGTGCTGGCGATGATCGATCAGGCAGTCAGTCAGTGGATGCGCGGTGAAATCGTAGATGAGAAAGCATTTTCTTCCCCGCCATCACAGCGGGGAAGCTGA
- a CDS encoding class II histone deacetylase translates to MKRKTGFFFDERCFWHSTGLHAVTLPVGGWVQPPAGGGHAESPETKRRMKNLMDVSGLTPQLALRSAAPASLADLRRIHPDSYLERFKAISDNGGGMLGKEAPLGPGSYEIACLSAGLACAAVEAVLKGELDNAYSLSRPPGHHCLPDQSMGFCFLANIPIAVERAKALLGLGKVAIIDWDVHHGNGTQHIYLQRDDVLTISLHQDGCFPPGYAGEDDRGAGAGEGYNINIPLLAGAGDDSWRYALETIVIPALARFEPELIIIACGYDANAMDPLARMQLHSDSFRAMTGLVQQAADRLCGGKLVMVHEGGYAESYVPFCGLAVMEALSGIRTAVQDPLLDFIQQQPRAEFAQFQRQAIDRLAQRFGLQ, encoded by the coding sequence GTGAAAAGAAAAACCGGTTTCTTCTTTGATGAACGTTGTTTCTGGCACAGTACTGGTCTGCACGCGGTGACGCTGCCGGTGGGCGGGTGGGTGCAACCGCCCGCCGGCGGCGGTCATGCCGAATCGCCGGAGACCAAACGGCGGATGAAAAACCTGATGGACGTCTCCGGGCTGACGCCGCAGCTGGCGCTGCGCAGCGCGGCGCCGGCAAGCCTTGCGGACCTGCGGCGGATCCATCCCGACAGCTATCTTGAGCGCTTCAAGGCGATAAGCGATAACGGCGGCGGCATGCTGGGCAAAGAGGCGCCGTTGGGGCCGGGCAGTTATGAAATCGCCTGTCTCTCCGCCGGACTGGCCTGCGCGGCGGTGGAAGCGGTGCTGAAGGGCGAGCTGGATAATGCCTATTCGCTGTCGCGGCCGCCCGGACACCACTGCCTGCCGGACCAGTCGATGGGCTTCTGTTTCCTCGCCAATATTCCGATTGCCGTCGAGCGGGCGAAAGCGCTGCTGGGGCTCGGCAAGGTGGCGATCATTGACTGGGACGTTCATCACGGCAACGGCACCCAGCATATCTACCTGCAGCGCGACGACGTGCTGACCATCTCCTTGCATCAGGACGGTTGCTTCCCACCCGGATATGCCGGTGAGGACGATCGCGGCGCGGGCGCGGGCGAAGGTTACAACATCAATATTCCGCTGCTGGCCGGGGCGGGGGACGACAGCTGGCGCTATGCGCTGGAAACCATCGTTATTCCGGCGCTGGCGCGCTTTGAGCCGGAGCTGATTATTATCGCCTGCGGCTATGATGCCAACGCCATGGACCCGCTGGCGCGGATGCAGCTGCACAGCGACAGCTTCCGGGCGATGACCGGGCTGGTGCAGCAGGCGGCGGATCGTCTGTGCGGCGGGAAACTGGTGATGGTGCACGAGGGCGGCTACGCCGAATCCTACGTGCCGTTCTGCGGCCTGGCGGTGATGGAAGCCCTGAGCGGCATTCGCACCGCGGTCCAGGATCCGCTGCTGGACTTTATTCAGCAGCAGCCGCGGGCGGAGTTTGCGCAGTTCCAGAGGCAGGCCATCGATCGGCTGGCGCAACGGTTTGGCCTGCAGTAA